Genomic DNA from Haloarcula marina:
CGGCCTATTGCGCCTGCCTTGAAAGCAGGTATCCTCACGGATTCCTGGGTTCAAATCCCAGCCCCACCGCTTCTCTGCGAACGACAGTGAGTAGTGAGCGGTACAACTGGATTTGACCCCTGGAAGTCGCAGCGCACGAACGGAGTGAGTGTGATCGTCTTCCTCCGGTTCAAATCCCAGCCCCACCGCTTCTGAGGGACCGAACGTGAGTGAAGAGCGGTGCCCTTGGCGATTTGAACTACGGCAGACCGAACGGAGTGATGTCTGGCATCGAGTTCGAATCCCGGCCCCACCGTTTTGCTCCGAATAACCGCGCGAGAGTGGCGCACTCCCAGCCCACAGGGAGTAGTCGACGACAACCGAGACGGTCGACGGTGGCTCACGACCCGCACAGACAGCCACGGTAAGCCGAGCATATCCCCGTCGAGGGAAACTACAAACCAAGTGAGAGTAATCGGGCGGTTTTAAGCCGTTGCTGTGGTTCAGCAACACGTGATGCAGCGACTGATTCGGTCCCCCGAACACAGCGGTACACAGATACTCGCCGTCGGGATGGTCCTCCTCTTGCTGTCGACGGCCGTCGGAACGGCGGCGGCCGCGCCCCGCCTCTTCGTAAGCGGCGGGTCCTTAGAGGACAGGACGACCCTCGTCGGCGACGATTTCGACGTGAACGTCACAGTGAAAAACACTGGCTCCGACGGCGGTGCACTCAACGTCGGTATCCAGCGAAACGGGTCGAAGATAGCCGAACACCGCGTCGTCGTCCCGAGCGACGAGACGCGGCGGTTCACCGAGACGGTACAGTTCGACGAACCGGGGAAGTACGTCATCGATGCCGGGAACCGGGAGTTAGGGACGGTACGTGTCCTCCCGGCGGCGGCGTCGGTGGTGAACAACACCGCGACCCATCGGACCGTCGAAGCGCGCGCTGGGAGCGTGCCGACGACGGAGCCGTACACCTTCTCGTTCCCCGAGTCGAACCACTCCGTCGCGGTCGAATCGTGGACCGTCGAGGCGAACCAAGAGCAGTTCACCCAGCGGGTGACCACCTACGACGAACCCCTGGCCTCGGAGGCGCAACTCCCGAGTAAGGCGGCGAACGTCGTCGGCGTCGTCACCGTCGGGTCGACGGGCGGTATCGACGCGGCGACGATGCGCGTCGTCGTGTCCCGCGACGGACTGCGCTCTGCGGGTCTCGACCAGTCCGCGGTCGGTATCTACCACCAGAACGGGTCGACGTGGGAGCCGTTGGAGACCACTATCGTGGACCAGCGAACCGACAGCGTCGTCTACGAGGCGCGGGCGACGGACTTCTCGACGTTCGCCGTCGGCCACATCGAACCGAGCTACGAAATCGTCGACACCTCCTTCGAGTCGCTCGACTCCGAGGCCGGTCAGCGTATCGTCCTCGACGGTGTCGTGCGGAACGACGGCGGCGTAGCGGGAGAGTACAACGCCACGATGTACGTCAACGACGGCGCGGTGAACGCGACCACAGTCCGGATTCCGGCGGACGACCAGCGCTCGGTGACGCTCACCCACGACGTTACCGAGGCGGGGACCTACGAGATTCGACTCAACGGTGAGGACGCGGGGAGCCTCGTCATCAGCAGTAGTCAGGTCGCGACGGAGACGGTGACGGCGACGCCAGCCTCCGGTGAACAGACAGAGACGGGCGGTACGGACTCCGTCGAATCGGCCACGGCGACGCCCGCACAGAACGTCGAGGACCCGAACGGCGTGCTTCCCGCGGGCGTGCCGCCGACCGTCGCGGGTATCGACACCCGCTATCTCGCCGGGGGCGTCGGCGTCGCCCTCGTCGTGTTCTTCGGCGTCGTCCTCCTCCTGCGGCGCGGGAACGGCGGTAGCGGCGGGAACACCGGCGGGTTCGACCAACTCTGACGGACGCTGCGAAGGACGCCGGAGAGCAATCCTTTTTGTGTCGGTGTTCCCAGAGTCGGGTATGGACTGGCCGCACGACCCAGACGGTGAAGAGGGCAGCGAAGGCCGACGGAAGTACGGGCACGCCGTCCTCGCGAAGAAGATAGACGAAGACGAGGACTTCCCGCTGACGGCCGCGGAGTACGTCGAGCAGTACGGGGACCACCCCGTCCGTATCGACTACGAGACGGTCGTCAGCGTCGAGGAAATCTTCGAACACGTCGACCAAGACGAGTTCGAGGACTTCCCGGACTTCCACAAGGCTCTCGGCCGAGCGCTCCGCGAGGCGGACCTGTGGCCGTACCGCCTCCAACACGCCTGAGCGGGCGAGCAGATTCTCACGTGGTGTGTGCCCACGACACATACTTGTAGCGGTGCGTTGTATCATTTCGTATGGCGACACGAAGCACCGATACGCGCCCGGACGAACTCCCGGAGTCGGTCGTCGCCGACCTCTTGGCGACCGAGAGTCGACGAGCGGCCCTCTCCGTCCTGTATGACCGCGGTTCGCCGATGGTCGTCGAGGACCTCGCGACGGCCATCGTCGCCAGAGAACGGCGGGTTCCCGAGTCGGCAGTTCCGGCGGCGGACCGCGACGCGATGCGCGAGGAACTGTACACCGAACACATCCCGAAACTGACAGCGACGGGCGTCGTCGAGTACGACTCGATGGTCGGCACCGTCGAACTCGCTCGGCGAGATGTCGCAGAGCGAGGCCGGTCGTAAGCGGATTCCGACAGACCAATAGCTTTCGACCGCAAATTGCCGGTTGACAGTGACGAATACGCAGGTCACCCACATCCAAATCGACAACTACGGGCCGTGGACCGTGACGCCGGAGCCACGACGCGAAGTGGACCTTCAGACCCTCCAGTCACGACTGTACGCGGACCTCGCCCAACTCATCGGAAATCGGGACGGCTACATCTTTTTCTCTCGTTTCGATAATATGATTGCCGTCACGAACGGCCTCGACGAGGCCGACCACGCCCAGATTCAGGAATCCGTCGGCAACCGCTATCCGGTGACGATGAGTCTCTCCGTCGCCACCGGGACGACGCCCGTCTCGGCGTTGGGAACCGCCACCGAGCAACTACAGGAGGCCGGGAGCGCACAGGACGACGGGCGGCGAGAAGTCCTCCGCGGACAGACCATCGCCGACCAGTTCCGAACCGAGACCGACCTCCAGTTCGCGCACTTCGACGTCGACGACGCCACCGGGAAGTACACCGACCAACTCAACGAGTTCGACACGTTCATCCAGATAGAACAGGGCTACGCCGCGCTGATGAAGTACATGCGCGAGGCCCACGACTCGCTCTCCTTCTTCGTCGGCGGCGACAACGTCATCGCCGTCTGTCCAGACTTGGGCGAACCGGAGTATCAGGACGCCATCGAACACGTCCGCGAATCCGTCGACGTCGAACTGAAGGTCGGCGTCGGCCGCGGCCGTATCGCCTCGGACGCGGGGATGGACGCGAAACACGCGCTGGAGACGTGCCGGGCGACAGGCGAGACGGTGACTATCGCCGACTGAGCGGCATTGGTATTAGTCACCACACAACATAAGCGTGGTGCAGGTAGCTTTTAGAACGACCGTGTGATACATTCACACATGAACGAACCGGTATCCGTTCGGGAGGTGATGAATCGGGAGTACGTCGGTGCGAGTGAGTCTGACACCCTCCACGAGACGGCGGAACTCCTCGTCCGTGAGGAGGAACGGGCCGCCGTGGTCCTCCGCGGAACGGACCCGATTGGCGTCGTCAAACAGGCGGACATCCTCGCACACGTCGTCGAGGGCGAGGCATTGGCGTCGTCGACGGTCGGCGACGTGATGAGCGACGCCGTGCCATCGCTCTCGCCAGACGCGGGCCTGCCGGAGGCACGCGACCAACTGGTCGCGTGGTCGACGTCGTGGGCGCTGGTGACCGAAGACGGTGACCTGTTGGGGACCCTCACCGAACACGATATTCTCGCCGCGGCACGCATGGAGGGCGATGTGACAGAAGCGACGACCCCCATCGAAGACCAGACGCAGATAGCGACGACCGGACAGGCGGCGACCACGGGCGGCGAGACTGCCGCCGACGACTCCTTCGAGGAACAGGGCATCTGCTCGGCTTGCGGGACTTTCACGCGGAACCTCGCGTCCTTCAACGGCCAGTTGCTCTGTACCGACTGTCGGGACGTGTAGACCCGCCGCGGCGGCAACTGTTTTGCGCCAGGCCGACGGAGTAGTCGTGTGGAGATCTCCCCCGCGACGACCGACGACGTGGACGCTATCGTCGACCTCTGGGTCGAACTCGCCCGCGATCAGCAAGCCGTCGGGTCACACCTGCTGGCCGAGGGGAACCGTCCCGCCGTCCGCGAGGCCGTCGCCCAGCGACTCGTCACCGACGACGTCTTTCTCGCGACCGTCGACGACGCTATAGTCGGATTCGTCATGGTCACCATCGAACGCGGCCGCTACCGACAGTCGGTCACCCGCGGCCTCGTCGAGAACATCTTCGTCGAACCGGCCTATCGAGACGCGGGTATCGGCGGTGCGCTCCTCCGGCGGGCCGAACGCGCCCTCACCGACGCCGGGGCCGATGTCGTCTCACTCGAAGTGATGGCCGACAACGACGCGGCCCGGCGCTTCTACGCCGACCACGGGTACGCGCCTCACCGCGTGACGCTGGAAAAGCCGACAGAAAACGATACCCTCTAAATGGTCCCCCCACAACGAACGAATGCGAGCGCCAGGGGAGCTTGGGTGGTCCAAGCACTCGACTTGTAATCGAGAGTTCGTGGGTTCAAATCCCACCCCTGGCTCTCTTCTCTCGAACGAACCGAACGGGTGTGTGCCGAACACTGACGTGGGCTTATACCCTTCCAGCCCCTACCGAAAAGCATGAGCGAACAAGCGGGCGACCTCCCCGAAAACGACGCGGAGTGGCGCGAGATGCTGACCGACGAGGAGTACACTATCCTTCGGGAAGCCGGGACGGAACCGCGGTTCAGTAGCGACCTGCTGGACGTGAAAGACGACGGCGTATTCACCTGTGCGGGATGCGGAGCGGAACTGTTCGACAGCGACGAGAAATTCGACTCCGAAACCGGATGGCCGAGTTTCTGGGACGTGTACGACGACGGCACCGTCGAGACGCGACTGGACGAGAGCCACGGGATGCGCCGGACCGAAGTCGTCTGTGCCAACTGCGGCGGCCACCTCGGACACGTCTTCGACGACGGACCGGAACCGACCGGGAAGCGCTACTGCATCAACGGCGCGGCGTTGGACTTCGAAGCCGACGAGTGACGACTTCGGCGAGACCAACCGCCCCCGTCAGGCGTAGGTCGCGTTGGCGAACTCCAGAATCCGTTCGGACTCCGCCATCGTGACGCCGTACTCGTCGTCGACGAGGACCGGGACGCCGCGCTGTCCGGAGACGCGCTTGACCTCGTCGCGGTCCGAATGGAGGGCGTCGACCCAGATGCTCTCGTAGTCGACGTCGAGTTCGTCCAGTCGGTCCGCCACCTTCTCGCAGTACGGACAGCCGTCCAGTTGGTAGAGCGTGCGAGTCACGACCCTACGTAGGGCGTCGCGACTCAAAGGAAGTTGCGGTCAGGGGTGACGGGAAAACGGAATCGAAAAGTCCGCGACCGTGGCTTACTCGTACAGCCAGGTCTCGTCGACGCTCTCCCAGTCGACGAGTTCGTCCTCGTCGAAGAAGAGGTCGATTTCGCGCTCGTTCGCGCCCTCGTCCTCGTGGTCGGAGCCGTGGATGACGTTCCGACCGAGGTCGAGACCGTAGTCGCCGCGGATGGTCCCCGGCGCGGACTCGGCGGGGTCCGTCTCGCCCATCATGTTTCGGACCTGTCGGGTCGCGTCCTGTCCTTCCCAGACCATCGCGAAGACGGGGCCGGACGTGATGAAGTCGACCAGACCGTCGAAGAACGGCTTGTCGGCGTGCTCGCCGTAGTGTTCCTCGGCGAGGTCCTGGTCGATTTGCATGAACTTCCCGCCGACCATCTTCAGACCGCGGTCCTCGAACCGGGAGACGATGTCGCCGATGAGGCCGCGCTGGACGCCGTCGGGCTTGACCATCACGAAGGTGCGCTCGTAGTCGGACATCAGGCTTCAGCCTCCTCGGCTTCTTCCTCGTCGTCCTCCTCGGCGGCTTCCGACTCGGCGTCTTCGTCGGCTTCCTCGACTTCCTCGGACACGTCGTCGGCCTCGGGTTCCTCGGGCTCTTCGTCGACCGCGTCCTCGTCTGCGGTTTCGGTTTCCGCCACCGGCTTGCTGGCGCGGCCAGCCTCGGTCCAGTTGAGGTTACGGGCCTCGCGGCCGAGGTCCGCGTTGTTCTCGCACTTCGAGGAGCAGAAGTGGGTGGTGGAACCGTCGTTGCGGACGAGCATCGTGCCCGTGCCGGGCTCGATGTCGGCGCCGCAGTAGTCGCATTCTCGGGTTCGCGGCATCGTTACTGCCCCCCGATGGAGTCGGCCTCGCGGGCCGTCTCGCGGAGCTGGAGCACGTCGCCCTCGCGGACGGGACCCAGCACGTTTCGGGTGATGATGCGCCCCTGATTCTCGCCCTCGCGGATGCGGCACTTGACCTGCATGGCCTCGCCGTGCATCCCCGTTTTGCCGACAATCTCGATGACTTCGGCGGGCGTGGAGCCGCTTCCTTCGGATTCCTCAGCACTCATCCGTGGTCACCTCAGCGAAGCTCCTCGACCTTCGCGGCGATGTCCTCGACGTCGGCCTCGGCCTCGCCGGAATCGACGATGGCGGCGGCGGCGGAGCCGACTTCGAGCCCAGCGGCGTGGCCCAGGTCGTCCTGCTGCTCGACGAAGATGAAGGGGACGCCCTTCTCGTCGGCGAGTTCCGGGATGTGCATGACGATTTCCTCGGGCTGAACGTCTTCGGCGACGAAGACGAGTTCCGCGGAGCCGCGCTCGACGGCCTTGGTCGTCTCGTTGGTTCCCTTCTTTACGCTTCCTGTATCTCGTGCGACTTCCAGCGCCTCGAGGGCGTCGTCCTCGAGGTCGGCCGGAACGTCGAAATCTACGTACACTGGCATTTGTATGTTCACCTCCTGCGCGCGGGCTCAGGCTCCCCCGCCGTTCGCGGGAATTCCCGCGGCACACCCCGTCGGTGTGCGCTGTCCTATAAAGGCTGGGAGCATCATCAACCCGGCGCAGGCTGTACCCAATTCTGTGCCACCGGCCCTAAAAGCGCTTTCGAAGCCGCTATCGCGTGCCAGCCCGCCGCACGGTCGCAACCCGTCGACGGCGGCGGACCGCTCAGCCCCCTCCGTATCCGTCAGGCCCATATCCGCGGCCGCCGGACCTGCGGTATGGACCTCGCACGGTCGCTTCGGACCGAGGCCCGTCGCGCGAACGAGCGTCGTTGCCTCGTCCTCGCCGGGCCTGCCGAACAGAGCCGCGACCGTGCCCGCACCGCGCTCGACGCCGCCGACGTTTCGCTCGACGAGACGACGACACTCGGGTCGATGCCGTTTCTCGACTGCGAACACTACGAACAGTCCAGAGCGAGCGAACTCCTCGGACGAACGCGGACCGCTGTCGTCCTCGACTGTCACGGCGAACTCCGACCGAACGCGCTGGGGACGGCGGTCGGGGCCGTCGACGGCGGCGGTCTGCTCGTCCTCCTGACGCCGCCGCTCGACGAGTGGCCCGAGATTCGGGACGCATTCGACGAGACGCTGGCGGTCCCGCCGTTCGCCGTCGGCGACGCGACCGGCCACTTCCGGCGACGGCTGGTCGAGACGTTGCGCGCTCACCGCGGCATCGCCGTCGTCAGCCTGTCCGAAGACGGCGAGACTGTCGAACGCGACGGGCTGACGAACCCGCCGCCCCGACGCCCGCCGACGGAACCGACCGCCCCGACGGACGCCACCTTTCCGTTGGCGACCTACGAGGCCTGTCTCACAGACGACCAGTGCGCGGCGGTCCGGGCCTTCGAGCGACTCCGCGATCCCGACACTGCCGTCGTCGTGGAGGCCGACCGAGGGCGCGGGAAGTCGAGCGCCGCGGGTCTCTCGGCCGCCGCCCTCGTGCTAGAGGGACGCGACGTACTCGTGACCGCACCGCAGTACCGGAGCGCCGCAGAGGTGTTCGCACGCGCCGTCGGTTTGTTCGAGACGCTCGGCGTCACCGTCGAGCGTGACCGTCCCGACGCCCCGCAGGAACTCCTCGTTCCCGAGTCAGGCGGCCGCATCCGATTCAGCAAGCCGTCGGCCGCCGTCGAACTACCCGGGGACCCGGACGTGGTTATCGTCGACGAGGCGGCCGCGCTCCCGGTTCGCCGCCTCGAAGCCCTGCTGGCCGCGCCCGCCGTCGCCTTTACCACGACGGTCCACGGCTACGAGGGCGCGGGACGGGGCTTCTCCGTCCGCTTCCGCGACCGATTGGACGAGAGCGACCACGACGTGACGGACGTGACGATGACGACGCCGATTCGGTACGCCGACGCCGACCCCATCGAGGCGTGGGCGTTCCGGGCGCTGTTGCTCGACGCACGACCGCCGGTCGAGCAGTTGGTGACCGACGCGACGCCCGAGACCGCCTCCTACCGCCGCATCTCGACCGCCGACTTGCTCGCCGACGAACACCTGCTCCGAGAGGTGTTCGGACTGCTCGTCCTCGCGCACTACCGGACGGAACCGGCGGACCTCGCGCGCCTACTGGATGCCCCGAATCTCACCGTTCGGGCGCTCACCTACGAAGGCCACGTCGTCGCCGTCGCACTGCTGGCCCGCGAGGGGGACCTGCCCGCCGACCTCAGAGCGACGATGTACGAAGGCGGGCGCATCCGCGGGAACATGGTCCCCGACGTGTTGACGACGCAGTTGCGCGACGAGTCGGCGGGCGTGCCGGTCGGCCAGCGAGTCCTGCGCATCGCGACCCACGCCGCCGTCCGCTCGCGGGGACTCGGGTCGAAACTGCTCGCTGCCGCCCGGAGCGAGTTCGGCGACGAGGTCGATTGGCTCGGCGTGGGCTACGGCGCGACGCCGGAACTCGTCCGATTTTGGCGGCAGAACGGCTACGCGACGGTCCACCTCTCGACGACGCGCAACGACACCAGCGGAGAGTACTCCGCAATCATGCTGGACCCGGTTTCAGAGGAGGGGAAGGCCCTCGCAGACAGGCACGCGGACTGGTTCTGTGACCGCATCGCCGCCGTCCTCTCGGACGCCTTGGACGACTGCGACCCCGACGTGGTCCGGGCGGCGCTGCGGGCCGTCGACTCGACGCCGCCGGTGGCCCTCTCCGAGTTGGAGTGGCGACTCGTCGCGGGCGTCCCGGGCGGCGCTGGCATCCTCGACACCGACCCCGCACCGTTCCGCACGCTCGCAGTTCGCCATCTGGTCGCGTCCGACGGGGCCGAGACATCCGGAGGCGATGTCGTCGCCCTCACCGACCGCGAGGAACGCCTGTTGGTCCGGAAAGTGTTGCAGGCCAGCGAGTGGGACGCCGTCGCCGACGAACTGGACTTCGTCTCTCGCCGCCAGTGCATGCGCGCGCTCGGCGGAGCCGTCGAAAGATTGACGCGTCGCTACGGCGATGCGTGGGTACAGGAGGAACTCGACCGCCACACATGATCTCCGGCCTCGAACCGCTGCTCGTCGTCCTCGCGTTCGCCTTGCTCGTCGGCGGCGTCATCGGGAGTCTGATTCCCCAACTGCCCGGCGCACCGGTGTCGCTCGCTGGCGTCTATCTCTACTGGTTCGCCACCGACATGACCGAACCCGGGACCGTGCTCCTCGTCGCCCTGACGCTGGTGGGCGTACTGACGTGGCTCGTGGATTTCCTCGGCGGCGCTATCGCGGCCCGCGTCGGCGGTGCGTCGACGACGACGGCGGTCATCGCTGGCGTCGTCGGCCTGCTCCTCTTCTTCGTCACGGGACCGCTAGGCATCATCCTCGGCGTCACGGCGACGGTGTTCGCCATCGAGTTCCAGCGCCAGCAGGACGCCCGGAAGGGGCTGAAAGCGGCGCTGGTCACGACGGCGGGGATGCTCGCCTCCGGCGTCGTCCAAGTGATGCTCACCGCATCGATACTCGTGACGATGCTGGTGGTCGCGCTGTGACGACGTGCGAAGAAGCGGACTGCGAGGAGCGCGCGGCGGTCGAACTCCACATTCCGTGGGCGGAAAATCGGGTCGTTTGTACGGCACACGCTCGCGTGTGGGTACAGAGGGACGGCGTCGTCCCCGAGCCGCTGGACGACTTCGAGGGCGAGTGGCGCTGATTAGAGGGCTTTCGCCATCATCACCTCGTCGGCGTACTCGTCGTCGAACTTGTAGTGCTTTTCCCGAACGGCCTCGGTCTCCCAACCGTGGGCTTCGAGGAAGTCGATGGCGTCCTGATTCGTCGACGGAACGGAGTTGTACAGTTTCTCGTAGCCGTGGTCGGTCGCCCACTCGGTCCCGCGTTCGAGGAGGTGCGCGCCGATACCCTGTCCGCGGAACTGGACGAGGACGCCGACCGTCAGTTCGGCGGTGTGGCTGAGTTTCTCGATTTCGGGGTGCTTGAGGTGGACCCACCCGACCACGTCGTCGTCGACGCAGGCGACGAAGAAGATGCGCGACTCCAGTTCGTTGTGTCGCAGGAGGACGCCCTCGTTGTCGATGATGTCCGCCAGCGTCTCGGCGTCGACGTAGGCCCCGCTCCCGATGGCCGCGCGAATCGCCCCGACGAGGCCCTGTAGGTCCTCCTGTTTGGCCTGCCGGATGGTGTACTCGACCTCCTCCGTCTCGAACTCCTGTGCGTCGCCCCCCTCGTAGGCGATGCGAATCGAGTCCCCGTCGCGTTCGACCATCCCGGCGCGCTGGAGTATCGCCACGTGGTGGCCGAACGGTCGCGGTTCCATCTGGAGAGCCTTCCGCACGGTGTCGGACTTCACCTCGCCGTGGGACTCGACGTAGTCGTAGATATCGCGGCGGTCGGCGTGGTCGAACTGCAGTGGCTCTGTGATCTCCATGATTATTGTTACCACAACCCAGTATTTAATTGTTTGTCATCTTTTCAGGAAGCGACTGCGTCGGTGGAAGTCGCCGCCTACCGTTCCGGAACGCCGGTCAGCACCGTCGCCACGTCGCGGATGTCGTGCGTGTCGACGAGAAGTTCCGCGGCGGTCCGAATCGAGTAGTCGCCGTCGAGGGCCACGCCGTAGCACGCGGCGTACATCTCTAGCCACCGGTTGAACGTCCGTTCGAGGCGGTCGAACTCCTGTTGGCCGAACCGGACCCACGCGTCACCGGTCCGGGCCTCGCAGTACACCGCCACTGTCGGCCCGACGCCCTCCCGGAGGAGTTCGAGGGCGCGCGCCTCGTCCGGCGGCGTCGGGTCGAACCCCTCGGCGGCCGCCTCGGCCCGGCGTTCGAGCGCACGGATGCGGTCGTGTGACTGATGGCTCATCCTTGCTCGTACTCGACACCTTTCCCACCGGCGGGGTGTCGCCACTCGGTGTCGGCGACGACGGCGCAGGTCCCGCACTCGACGCAGGGTTGCGTGTCGAGGCTCACGAGGTGTTCCTCGTCCCCGTTCGTCCGGACCATCTCGTCGCGGTAACAGCCACCGCCGAAGTCCTTCGCGCTCACGGGACAGGCCGTCACGGCCGTCCCCGACGCCTCGAAGGACTTGTCCAAGAGGGTGATGTGGGGGTCGCCCACGTCGTAGGTCAGGGCACCGATTCGGTCGTCCAGTTCCGGCGGTTCGATCGTATTCACGTCCGTCACCACCTCACCCAGTTCCTCCCCGATGACCGTCGGGAGGGTGACGTAGGGCAGTTTCGTGTCGGGAATCATCGAGACGAGCGTCGGCGAGTTGTACGCCCGTTCGATGAGGCCCGACGCGGCCCGGACGCCGAAGCGGCCGAGCGACGACTCCACGACGGCGTTGGCGACGCCGTCGAGCGGCCCGATTTCTCCGGTCTTGCCGACCACGTCGTAGGCAGTGGGCCGGAGTTTGTCCATCACGCCCTCCTCGTTCAGTTTCCGCTCGTACAGTTGGCCCGCCCGGTGCGGGTCCCCGCGAGCGCGGGCGTCGGCGAACGCCTCGGCGGCGAGCGCCCCCGCAGTGACGGCGTGGTTCATCCCCTTGATGATGGGGCCCTGGGCCTGCATCTGCCCCGCCGCGTCGCCCACGAGGACGAGGCGGTCCTTGTGCGGCGACGTGTGCGCGACTTTCTTCGAGTCGGGGACGAGTTTCGCGCTGTACTCCAGTTCGGTGTACTCGTCACCCAGCCATTGGGCCATGAGGGGGTGGGTCAGCAGGCCGTCGAGCAGTTCCTGTGGTTCGGCGCGTTCCTCCGCCAGCGAGTCGAGGTGGAACACCGTCCCGATTGACAGCGACGCGTCGTTCGTGTAGAGGAACCCGCCGCCCCGCACGCCGTCGAACAGGTCGCCCGAGAACAGGTGGGCCTCGCCTTCGTCGTCGTCGATGTCGAACCGGTCGTCGATAACGTCCGGGTCCATCTCGGCGACGGCCTTCACGCCTTGGAACCACTCGTCGGGGTCGTCCCAGTCCATCAGGCCAGCGTCGCGGGCCAACTCCGAGTTGACGCCGTCGGCCGCCACGACGATGTCGGCCTCGATGGGGTCCAGTTCCTCGGTGAGGACGCCGACGATTTCGCCCTTCTCGCGCAGGAGACCGGTGACGTGAACCTCCGTCAGCAGGCCGCCGCCCGTCTCGCGCGTGAGTTCGTGGACCCGGTCGCCGAGCCACGAGTCCATCTTCCGGCGGAGGACGCTATCGGCCCACGCCGTGTCGTGGTGGTGTAAGTCCCCGAGGTCGAACGTCTTCACCCGGTCGCCCGCGACGTTGTGGATGAAGTTATCGGTGACGGGCCGTTCGGTGGCTTCCTCGCGGAAGTCGGGGAACAGGCCGTCGATGGTGTACGGCGCGGACTCCTCGGCGTAGATGAGGCCGCCCGAGACGTTCTTCGACCCGGCGTCGACGCCGCGTTCGAGGACCAGCGTCTCGACGCCGTTGCGCGCGAGGTTCGCCGCCGCCGCGGCCCCGCCGGGACCGCACCCGACGACGACGGCCTCGTAGTGTTCGTGGTCAGTCATCGCTCGCCTCCACGGCCGCGGCGAGTTCGCCCCTCTCGACGGCCTCGGTCAGCCGTGGCAGGACTTCGAACAGGTCGCCCTCGATGACGTAGTCCGAGAAGTCGGCGATGTCCGCCTCTGGGTCGGTGTTGATG
This window encodes:
- a CDS encoding FAD-dependent monooxygenase, giving the protein MTDHEHYEAVVVGCGPGGAAAAANLARNGVETLVLERGVDAGSKNVSGGLIYAEESAPYTIDGLFPDFREEATERPVTDNFIHNVAGDRVKTFDLGDLHHHDTAWADSVLRRKMDSWLGDRVHELTRETGGGLLTEVHVTGLLREKGEIVGVLTEELDPIEADIVVAADGVNSELARDAGLMDWDDPDEWFQGVKAVAEMDPDVIDDRFDIDDDEGEAHLFSGDLFDGVRGGGFLYTNDASLSIGTVFHLDSLAEERAEPQELLDGLLTHPLMAQWLGDEYTELEYSAKLVPDSKKVAHTSPHKDRLVLVGDAAGQMQAQGPIIKGMNHAVTAGALAAEAFADARARGDPHRAGQLYERKLNEEGVMDKLRPTAYDVVGKTGEIGPLDGVANAVVESSLGRFGVRAASGLIERAYNSPTLVSMIPDTKLPYVTLPTVIGEELGEVVTDVNTIEPPELDDRIGALTYDVGDPHITLLDKSFEASGTAVTACPVSAKDFGGGCYRDEMVRTNGDEEHLVSLDTQPCVECGTCAVVADTEWRHPAGGKGVEYEQG
- a CDS encoding DUF456 domain-containing protein, yielding MISGLEPLLVVLAFALLVGGVIGSLIPQLPGAPVSLAGVYLYWFATDMTEPGTVLLVALTLVGVLTWLVDFLGGAIAARVGGASTTTAVIAGVVGLLLFFVTGPLGIILGVTATVFAIEFQRQQDARKGLKAALVTTAGMLASGVVQVMLTASILVTMLVVAL
- a CDS encoding GNAT family N-acetyltransferase; the protein is MEITEPLQFDHADRRDIYDYVESHGEVKSDTVRKALQMEPRPFGHHVAILQRAGMVERDGDSIRIAYEGGDAQEFETEEVEYTIRQAKQEDLQGLVGAIRAAIGSGAYVDAETLADIIDNEGVLLRHNELESRIFFVACVDDDVVGWVHLKHPEIEKLSHTAELTVGVLVQFRGQGIGAHLLERGTEWATDHGYEKLYNSVPSTNQDAIDFLEAHGWETEAVREKHYKFDDEYADEVMMAKAL
- the tmcA gene encoding tRNA(Met) cytidine acetyltransferase TmcA; the encoded protein is MDLARSLRTEARRANERRCLVLAGPAEQSRDRARTALDAADVSLDETTTLGSMPFLDCEHYEQSRASELLGRTRTAVVLDCHGELRPNALGTAVGAVDGGGLLVLLTPPLDEWPEIRDAFDETLAVPPFAVGDATGHFRRRLVETLRAHRGIAVVSLSEDGETVERDGLTNPPPRRPPTEPTAPTDATFPLATYEACLTDDQCAAVRAFERLRDPDTAVVVEADRGRGKSSAAGLSAAALVLEGRDVLVTAPQYRSAAEVFARAVGLFETLGVTVERDRPDAPQELLVPESGGRIRFSKPSAAVELPGDPDVVIVDEAAALPVRRLEALLAAPAVAFTTTVHGYEGAGRGFSVRFRDRLDESDHDVTDVTMTTPIRYADADPIEAWAFRALLLDARPPVEQLVTDATPETASYRRISTADLLADEHLLREVFGLLVLAHYRTEPADLARLLDAPNLTVRALTYEGHVVAVALLAREGDLPADLRATMYEGGRIRGNMVPDVLTTQLRDESAGVPVGQRVLRIATHAAVRSRGLGSKLLAAARSEFGDEVDWLGVGYGATPELVRFWRQNGYATVHLSTTRNDTSGEYSAIMLDPVSEEGKALADRHADWFCDRIAAVLSDALDDCDPDVVRAALRAVDSTPPVALSELEWRLVAGVPGGAGILDTDPAPFRTLAVRHLVASDGAETSGGDVVALTDREERLLVRKVLQASEWDAVADELDFVSRRQCMRALGGAVERLTRRYGDAWVQEELDRHT